GAGCCCGTCGGCTGCGAACCGCCGCGCCATCGCGAGCCCGATCCCGCTCGCCGCCCCAGTGACGACGGCGACCTGCCCCTCCCTCAGTTCCATCAGACGCTCCCCTCAGGGGGCCCGTCGTGGATCTGGAGCGGGTCGTCGTAGCGCTGGTGGATGTAAGGCAACAGGGCCTGCGCGTCGACCCGTTCGACGACCCTGCCGCGCTGGTCGCTGGTCTTCTCGGCGATGGTGATGTCGACGAGGGTGCGCACGGGGAGGTCGGCGACCGGGTCGTACATGGACTCGCGCAGGACGACGTCCCCGGTGACGCGTTCCAGTCGGCGGACCTTCTCGTTGCGCAGGCAGTGCACGAGCACGGGGTCGGCGTCGAAGCCCGAACCGTCCACCGCCGGAAGGAACTTGAAGTAGAAGTCGGTCTTCTGCGTCGGCCCGGGGAGGGGCAGTTCCTCGCTGACCGCGCCGCGGACCTCGACGAAGGCGATGCCGTGCCGGGCGAGGGACGCGTG
The nucleotide sequence above comes from Streptomyces sp. N50. Encoded proteins:
- a CDS encoding acetoacetate decarboxylase family protein; translated protein: MARVRYGARTEAEIAAARTASSRLPDIWSTGVVAVWESDPDAVAAVLPPPLKPTGRPLVRVNISKVELTGYPLGAGSFAVAAAHDGVEGWYPLVMPMTHERALTGGREVFGEPKKLGEVTVERVGLVVHASLARHGIAFVEVRGAVSEELPLPGPTQKTDFYFKFLPAVDGSGFDADPVLVHCLRNEKVRRLERVTGDVVLRESMYDPVADLPVRTLVDITIAEKTSDQRGRVVERVDAQALLPYIHQRYDDPLQIHDGPPEGSV